The Henckelia pumila isolate YLH828 chromosome 2, ASM3356847v2, whole genome shotgun sequence genome includes a window with the following:
- the LOC140879336 gene encoding uncharacterized protein has protein sequence MVFGWYCFIVCKVILDAGSLLESEHEKDKLVGEVIRYILFKSEQTSGCPIKRDELTQLITGKYYRQRNLPAFVINEAKAKLSLIFGYEMRELQRSRPSVSANPVRASHNRCWNLTEFESRINQLPPNFQFFQHLQMLCFNSFFNAAISDAKSYIIMSQIPPDIYRKFVEDANSTHLTGFTFVVVGIIHLACGRVAEENLWHHLRRMGLQENQENHPNFGNTKQALEALVQQRYLQKEKVNGPEGNTVYYELAERALETSTNDKVKEYISQIVQKDGNPMEADLFSLFASSSYKVFG, from the exons ATGGTATTTGGCTGGTATTGTTTCATCGTTTGCAAGGTTATTTTGGATGCTGGAAGTTTGCTAGAATCGG AGCAT GAAAAGGATAAATTGGTGGGGGAAGTCATCCGTTATATTCTATTCAAATCTGAGCAAACTTCAGGTTGTCCTATAAAAAGGGATGAATTGACCCAACTGATTACTGGTAAATACTATAGGCAAAGAAATTTGCCTGCTTTCGTGATCAATGAGGCAAAAGCTAAACTCTCCTTGATATTCGGGTACGAAATGCGAGAGCTTCAGCGGTCACGACCTTCAGTTTCAGCTAATCCAGTCCGTGCTTCACACAACAGG TGTTGGAATTTAACTGAATT CGAAAGCAGAATCAACCAACTGCCTCCTAATTTTCAGTTCTTTCAACACTTGCAAATGCTGTGTTTTAATAGTTTCTTCAATGCAGCAATATCTGATGCGAAATCATACATAATCATGAGTCAAATACCCCCTGATATCTACAGAAAGTTTGTGGAGGATGCAAACTCAACACATTTGACAGGTTTCACTTTTGTGGTCGTTGGTATCATTCATTTAGCATGTGGCAGAGTGGCAGAAG AAAATCTCTGGCATCATCTGAGACGAATGGGTTTGCAAGAAAATCAGGAAAACCATCCGAACTTTGGAAATACCAAACAGGCACTAGAAGCGCTTGTCCAACAAAG ATATTTGCAGAAAGAAAAAGTGAATGGCCCTGAAGGCAACACTGTGTACTATGAGCTTGCGGAGAGAGCTCTTGAAACATCAACTAATGACAAAGTCAAGGAATACATATCTCAG ATTGTGCAAAAAGACGGCAACCCAATGGAGGCtgatttattttctttatttgcTTCGTCCAGTTACAAAGTTTTTGGCTGA